Proteins encoded by one window of Ruminococcaceae bacterium R-25:
- a CDS encoding D-3-phosphoglycerate dehydrogenase: MKILITESIAEESVQYLRDRGYEVEEYLGHSQEEIEQYIKGFDAIIVRSATKINETLLNNADCLKAVGRAGTGIDNIDVKACTEHGVIALNTPTANNMAAGELAVGHAFSIFRNLCAANEGVHNGDFRRGNWVGIELEGKTAGVIGLGRIGSIVSRKLKGVGMNVVAYDPYVPQEKFDKLGVTRCKTLDELLPLCDLITLHTPKTKETYGILSKEQLYKCKRGVRIVNAARGGLVNEQDLADALSEGQVAAAAIDVFDKEPSYNKAPGEQEYDNVLLHAPHCYITPHLGASTVEATAKVGQGIVELIDGALKGELVAAINMPQFSGSIEDIKPYCSLAEKIGRMYFQAEATPITKVEVRYRGELAESTGTGIITLSLMMGLLKGMGNDHVSYVNAQECMAETGIEVVETKTESIQKYNNLINVKFVTEDGRELKINGTVFGPDTEVIVSFFGYEMNCPLSDTVLALKNNDVPGVIGRIATVLGSHNINIASMHWGRKNQDGSDNPHAQAFVAIDQPVSKEIIDELSKAEGVLKVSLLELAD; encoded by the coding sequence ATGAAGATCCTTATCACAGAGAGCATCGCAGAAGAGAGCGTTCAGTACTTGAGAGACAGAGGCTACGAAGTAGAAGAATATCTGGGCCATTCTCAGGAAGAGATCGAACAGTATATCAAGGGCTTTGATGCGATTATCGTAAGATCAGCTACAAAGATCAACGAAACACTTTTGAATAACGCTGACTGTCTTAAGGCAGTAGGCAGAGCCGGAACAGGTATCGACAACATTGATGTTAAGGCTTGTACAGAGCACGGCGTTATCGCTCTTAATACTCCTACAGCAAACAATATGGCAGCAGGTGAGCTCGCCGTAGGTCATGCATTCTCAATCTTCCGTAATCTCTGCGCAGCTAATGAAGGCGTTCACAACGGCGACTTCAGACGTGGCAACTGGGTAGGAATCGAGCTCGAAGGAAAGACAGCAGGTGTTATCGGTTTGGGCCGTATCGGTTCTATCGTTTCCAGAAAGCTCAAGGGCGTAGGAATGAATGTTGTAGCTTATGACCCTTATGTTCCCCAAGAGAAATTCGACAAGCTCGGAGTTACAAGATGCAAGACTCTTGATGAGCTCCTTCCTTTGTGCGATCTCATCACACTTCACACACCTAAGACAAAGGAAACTTACGGCATCCTTTCCAAGGAACAGCTCTATAAGTGTAAGAGAGGTGTAAGGATCGTTAATGCTGCAAGAGGCGGTCTCGTAAACGAACAGGATCTTGCTGATGCTTTGTCTGAAGGCCAGGTTGCTGCAGCTGCAATCGACGTTTTCGATAAGGAGCCTTCTTACAACAAGGCACCCGGCGAGCAGGAGTACGATAACGTTCTCCTCCACGCTCCCCACTGCTACATCACACCTCACCTTGGTGCTTCCACAGTTGAAGCTACAGCTAAGGTAGGTCAGGGAATCGTTGAGCTTATCGATGGCGCTCTTAAGGGCGAGCTCGTTGCAGCTATCAACATGCCCCAGTTCTCCGGCAGCATCGAAGACATCAAGCCTTACTGCTCACTCGCTGAGAAGATCGGCCGTATGTACTTCCAGGCTGAAGCAACACCTATTACAAAGGTTGAAGTAAGATACAGAGGCGAGCTTGCTGAGAGCACCGGCACAGGCATCATCACACTCTCACTCATGATGGGCCTTTTGAAGGGTATGGGCAACGATCACGTATCTTACGTTAACGCACAGGAGTGCATGGCTGAGACAGGCATCGAAGTCGTTGAGACAAAGACAGAGTCTATCCAGAAGTACAACAACCTCATCAACGTTAAGTTCGTTACAGAGGACGGCAGAGAGCTTAAGATCAACGGTACAGTATTCGGACCTGACACAGAGGTTATCGTTTCCTTCTTCGGTTACGAGATGAACTGCCCTCTCTCTGATACAGTTCTCGCTCTCAAGAACAACGATGTTCCGGGCGTAATCGGAAGGATCGCAACAGTTCTCGGAAGCCACAACATCAACATCGCTTCCATGCATTGGGGAAGAAAGAACCAGGATGGTTCTGATAACCCGCATGCACAGGCATTCGTTGCTATCGACCAGCCTGTATCCAAGGAGATCATTGACGAGCTTTCAAAGGCTGAGGGCGTACTCAAAGTATCTCTCTTAGAGCTCGCTGATTAA
- a CDS encoding beta-fructofuranosidase — MKYHYSRKEGWLGNPCGLVYFKGKYHLFFQLNPYLPRYGLMHWGHAVSEDLISWEECPVAISPEEEMCCNSGSAIVHDNRIWLFYNATSSDGKETIRAAYSEDGICFSKSDKNPISASPFEGSSKFREPFVFKYKNSFRMIVGAGNDGIAKVLQYESDDLINWNYMGELLSDGRFGSVIEVPQLAEVDGKWIFIIQSERHIPTKVLFATGDYDGHEFVFDDEKEPFKPVDLGDDFFNPVICEDEEGRKVLMAWMFSMRMNSSSISIPRELFISRKGEVCLMPYGGLKSRQIRESRFVSYGSGRLRVQFEGRTLFDKAYRECPEISVIEDVGTVEVFLDGGRENISLYIC; from the coding sequence GTGAAATACCATTATTCGAGAAAAGAAGGTTGGCTGGGAAACCCCTGCGGTCTTGTTTATTTCAAAGGTAAATATCACCTTTTCTTCCAGCTTAATCCGTATCTTCCGAGATACGGCTTGATGCACTGGGGACATGCAGTATCTGAAGACCTGATTTCCTGGGAAGAGTGCCCTGTGGCGATAAGTCCGGAAGAAGAGATGTGCTGCAATTCAGGATCTGCGATAGTTCACGATAACAGGATATGGCTGTTTTATAATGCAACATCTTCTGATGGAAAAGAAACAATAAGGGCAGCATATTCTGAAGACGGCATTTGCTTTTCTAAAAGTGATAAGAACCCTATATCAGCCTCGCCTTTTGAAGGCAGTTCGAAATTCAGGGAACCATTTGTTTTTAAGTATAAAAACTCTTTCCGAATGATCGTCGGTGCAGGAAATGACGGCATAGCAAAGGTCCTCCAGTATGAATCTGATGACCTCATCAACTGGAATTACATGGGCGAGCTTCTGTCAGACGGAAGGTTTGGCAGCGTTATCGAAGTGCCCCAGTTGGCAGAAGTCGACGGCAAATGGATCTTCATTATCCAGAGCGAGAGACATATACCTACCAAAGTCTTATTTGCTACAGGCGATTATGACGGACATGAATTTGTTTTCGATGACGAAAAAGAGCCTTTTAAGCCAGTAGACCTTGGAGATGATTTTTTTAATCCCGTGATCTGCGAAGATGAAGAGGGCAGGAAGGTCTTAATGGCATGGATGTTCTCCATGAGGATGAATTCTTCTTCGATCTCTATCCCAAGAGAGTTATTCATATCGAGAAAGGGCGAAGTCTGTCTTATGCCTTACGGAGGCCTTAAGTCCAGACAGATCAGGGAAAGCCGCTTTGTAAGTTATGGTTCAGGCAGGCTCAGGGTCCAGTTTGAAGGCCGCACTCTGTTTGACAAGGCATACAGGGAATGTCCCGAGATCAGTGTAATAGAAGACGTCGGAACCGTTGAAGTATTCTTGGACGGCGGCCGCGAAAACATATCCTTATATATCTGTTAA
- a CDS encoding RNA pseudouridylate synthase — MSKILAEGNGYQILYKERGEDSEKIASSGMACLSRLDVPVPGIIAAADSGKRIRVLDKKYFLVCQGRLEPDEGIMEDLLFHDSRSNRTFPVKRMRKGVKEARLSYKVLSYNEEKDMSYVKVTLDTGRTHQIRTQFASRKHPLAGDGKYGSRIKCPIALVCGELTYDEGEGTDPFTVKIDPLEELPIGSISLKNSVLPYKP; from the coding sequence ATGTCGAAGATCTTAGCCGAAGGTAATGGATATCAGATCCTTTATAAAGAAAGAGGAGAAGACAGCGAGAAGATCGCTTCTTCTGGCATGGCATGCCTTTCAAGGCTCGATGTGCCTGTTCCCGGCATAATTGCTGCAGCTGATTCCGGCAAGAGAATAAGAGTATTAGATAAGAAATATTTTCTCGTTTGTCAGGGAAGATTAGAGCCTGATGAAGGTATTATGGAAGACCTTCTTTTCCACGATTCCAGGAGTAACCGCACATTTCCCGTAAAGAGGATGCGAAAAGGCGTAAAAGAAGCAAGATTAAGCTATAAGGTCCTTTCTTATAACGAAGAAAAAGATATGTCTTATGTGAAAGTTACTCTGGATACCGGAAGGACGCACCAGATAAGGACCCAGTTCGCATCGAGAAAACATCCTCTTGCAGGGGACGGCAAATACGGGAGCAGGATAAAATGCCCCATAGCTCTTGTCTGCGGTGAACTGACATACGACGAAGGAGAGGGGACTGATCCCTTCACTGTAAAGATCGATCCTTTAGAAGAACTTCCGATAGGATCGATCAGCCTAAAGAATTCGGTGTTACCTTATAAACCGTGA
- a CDS encoding YYY domain-containing protein yields the protein MSKVFEDSRFGPTSPLRFFFFLLPFAIATMLGVCTMGSKDTASCLWWAFCLLLIGLATLPLATKIWENFSSGGFILSQTMGIVFTGLVLWILTHVKLFRLNVICILLSVILVALCCYIPKTFRQSLVKKLNTKGFVEAAVIEETVFIVILFLMCYFKGFLPDINGQEKYMDYGFIMSMMRNDKLPANDMWLSGYSINYYYFGQYLWTVIIKATGVNTGVGYNLAMCSATAIPFALSFSIGKFLIEASTMKGFIDNKVIKYVAGFFTGCAVSLWGNSHSFYYDENSIGNTFLKTFSNWGINVGRTDNFFYPDSTRFIGWNPEVTTNGGDFTIEEFPFYSYLVGDLHAHVISMMIVLLITAIMLSLISSVKLPTSEEAAVTTSFENLSSGHSRLVPEFTATINLHLVLCAILLGCAQMTNYWDFLIYFIFCSMAFLIVNTIKSGEFVNLFGAIVFVINVGGILLIYLSQGSNPLLLYALEAILMVAVFLFLVVSPSALPRTSFQMSFLFTFATLTALPFNLNFDMISNSLGKVKNTSPLFQLFILYGTHVIICVFFVVMVFVFKNYQYVSTSKAKKLSGATPVIGGNENYTNPIQKFFATRNIIDIFVCGMTVVGIMMLIAPEIFYVRDIYTAGYLRSNTMFKFCFAAFIILSICMIYSVVRLLWFVNKKGKYSSALFAVAIVFGLMLFIPAHYTMASLKQRCGKELKKEDYKQLDGTAYLEYYTSPIVSENYPGNLTSYQVCINWFNTNVKGDPVICEAYGDSYTDSCIVSAYTGLPTVFGWQTHEWLWRFHGIVDKDQDLLVSDPDKDVWELYITPRHNDVDTIYLSESPEEIQSLINKYNIQYIIIGDMERFKYGYDNSYMFNELGTPVFSYDTLTVYKVTPNSLG from the coding sequence ATGAGTAAGGTTTTTGAGGATTCAAGATTTGGTCCTACTTCACCTTTGCGCTTTTTCTTTTTCTTACTTCCTTTTGCAATTGCCACTATGCTCGGTGTCTGCACCATGGGAAGCAAAGATACGGCCAGCTGCCTTTGGTGGGCTTTCTGCCTCCTTCTGATAGGACTTGCCACTCTTCCTCTTGCAACCAAGATCTGGGAGAACTTCTCCTCAGGCGGTTTCATATTGTCCCAGACAATGGGAATCGTGTTTACAGGACTTGTCCTGTGGATTCTTACTCACGTAAAGCTATTCAGATTAAACGTTATATGCATTTTGTTATCTGTGATCTTAGTCGCTTTATGCTGCTATATCCCGAAAACATTCAGGCAGTCTTTGGTCAAGAAACTTAACACCAAAGGATTTGTTGAAGCGGCAGTTATCGAAGAGACCGTTTTCATCGTTATCCTTTTCCTCATGTGCTATTTCAAGGGCTTCCTTCCTGACATCAACGGCCAGGAGAAATACATGGATTACGGCTTCATAATGTCCATGATGAGAAATGACAAGCTTCCTGCAAATGACATGTGGCTTTCAGGATATTCAATTAATTACTACTATTTCGGCCAGTACCTCTGGACGGTAATCATCAAGGCTACAGGAGTTAATACCGGCGTAGGATATAATCTCGCAATGTGTTCTGCTACGGCAATTCCGTTTGCTTTGAGTTTTTCCATAGGCAAATTCCTCATCGAAGCTTCAACCATGAAGGGCTTCATTGACAACAAGGTAATCAAATATGTTGCAGGATTCTTTACAGGATGTGCGGTTTCTCTCTGGGGCAATTCACACTCTTTCTATTATGACGAAAACAGCATCGGAAACACCTTCCTTAAAACATTCAGCAATTGGGGGATCAATGTAGGAAGAACAGATAATTTCTTCTATCCAGACAGCACGAGATTCATCGGATGGAATCCTGAAGTAACCACAAACGGCGGTGACTTCACTATCGAGGAATTCCCTTTCTATTCTTATCTGGTAGGCGACCTCCACGCACACGTTATCTCAATGATGATCGTCCTTCTTATCACGGCGATCATGCTGTCGCTCATAAGCTCGGTAAAGCTTCCGACAAGCGAGGAAGCAGCTGTTACCACGAGCTTTGAGAACTTAAGCTCCGGTCACTCGAGACTCGTTCCGGAATTTACGGCAACCATTAATCTCCATCTGGTCTTGTGCGCTATCCTTTTAGGCTGTGCACAGATGACAAACTACTGGGATTTCCTGATCTATTTCATTTTCTGCTCAATGGCTTTCCTGATCGTTAACACGATCAAGTCAGGCGAGTTCGTAAATCTTTTCGGAGCCATCGTCTTCGTCATAAATGTCGGAGGAATACTCCTTATTTATCTTTCACAGGGAAGCAACCCGCTCCTGCTTTATGCTTTGGAAGCGATCCTTATGGTAGCTGTCTTCCTCTTCCTGGTTGTAAGTCCTTCGGCTCTTCCGAGAACTTCTTTCCAGATGAGCTTCCTCTTTACATTTGCTACATTGACCGCACTTCCGTTCAATCTCAATTTCGATATGATCTCAAACTCTTTGGGTAAGGTTAAGAACACTTCCCCTCTGTTCCAGCTCTTCATTTTGTACGGAACACATGTAATAATCTGCGTTTTCTTTGTGGTCATGGTATTTGTCTTTAAGAATTACCAGTATGTTTCCACATCTAAAGCCAAGAAACTTTCAGGTGCAACACCCGTTATCGGAGGAAACGAGAATTATACGAATCCCATCCAGAAATTCTTTGCAACAAGAAACATCATCGATATCTTCGTCTGCGGAATGACCGTTGTCGGCATCATGATGCTGATCGCGCCCGAGATTTTCTACGTAAGAGATATCTACACAGCAGGATATCTCCGTTCCAACACGATGTTCAAGTTCTGCTTTGCGGCATTCATAATCCTGTCTATCTGCATGATCTATTCCGTTGTAAGACTCTTATGGTTTGTAAACAAGAAGGGAAAATACAGCAGTGCCCTTTTTGCAGTAGCTATAGTCTTCGGTCTGATGCTCTTTATTCCTGCCCATTACACTATGGCATCTTTAAAGCAGCGCTGCGGAAAAGAACTTAAAAAGGAAGATTATAAACAATTAGACGGCACAGCTTATCTCGAGTATTACACGTCCCCGATAGTAAGTGAAAACTATCCCGGAAACCTCACATCTTACCAGGTCTGCATCAACTGGTTTAACACTAACGTCAAGGGCGATCCGGTTATCTGCGAGGCATACGGAGACAGCTATACCGACAGTTGCATAGTCTCAGCTTATACAGGACTCCCTACCGTATTCGGATGGCAGACACATGAATGGCTCTGGAGATTCCACGGCATCGTAGATAAGGATCAGGACCTTCTTGTTTCAGATCCCGATAAGGATGTATGGGAGCTCTATATCACTCCGAGACATAACGATGTTGATACTATCTATCTGAGTGAATCACCTGAAGAGATCCAGTCACTGATCAACAAGTACAATATCCAGTACATCATCATCGGCGACATGGAGCGCTTCAAGTACGGATACGATAATTCCTATATGTTTAATGAATTGGGAACGCCGGTATTCAGCTACGATACACTCACGGTTTATAAGGTAACACCGAATTCTTTAGGCTGA
- a CDS encoding putative NAD(P)-binding protein, producing the protein MDSDGIFVDEKKTVCIIGSGLSGLTCGMKLAKAGFNVTVVEELASPGGLLAYTRIGREYLELLPHHLRKSDKALLALSKEMGVDDKIGWFDSAWSGKASHRKVGYYEGGFACLISSLMQAITDNGGHIYYSTTVAEIARLGSGMYRTSCILSNSTRVVIDSAYVVFTGSCRTFVNVSHGLPIPMDDRDILMNVTYSAKITAMMVMKHELSQMFYQVPPKDSDLPFKAIINHTSAFGERGYGGFVVYLVGSCSITDELWIDNDAEIMLKYFSGLRKLYPSLRKSDVKSWRLTKTRYALTSQYPEIDLTNPCENLYVCSTGLTKYATSETPENHMDSVVSLAGKISAEIIKSYEESLVRPIESAPITELNAQEIMSKDSFEGVLS; encoded by the coding sequence ATGGATTCTGACGGCATTTTTGTAGATGAGAAGAAAACTGTCTGCATAATCGGATCCGGCTTATCGGGTCTTACCTGCGGAATGAAGCTTGCAAAAGCGGGCTTTAATGTAACTGTCGTTGAGGAGCTCGCTTCTCCCGGCGGTCTTCTCGCATATACAAGAATCGGAAGAGAATATTTAGAGCTCCTCCCCCACCATTTGAGAAAGAGTGACAAAGCACTTTTGGCGCTTTCAAAAGAGATGGGCGTAGATGACAAGATCGGCTGGTTTGATTCGGCATGGTCCGGAAAAGCATCACACCGCAAGGTCGGTTACTACGAAGGCGGTTTCGCATGCCTTATCTCAAGCCTTATGCAGGCTATAACAGATAATGGCGGACATATTTACTATTCGACAACCGTAGCCGAGATCGCAAGACTCGGAAGCGGAATGTACAGAACGAGCTGCATTCTTTCCAATTCGACCAGAGTCGTGATCGACAGCGCTTACGTAGTATTTACAGGTTCATGCAGAACCTTCGTTAATGTCAGCCACGGTCTTCCTATCCCGATGGATGACAGAGACATCTTAATGAACGTCACATATAGTGCGAAGATCACTGCGATGATGGTAATGAAACACGAACTGTCCCAGATGTTCTATCAGGTTCCGCCGAAAGATTCAGATCTTCCCTTCAAGGCGATAATCAATCACACAAGCGCTTTCGGAGAGAGAGGCTACGGCGGATTTGTAGTTTATCTCGTAGGTTCATGTTCTATCACGGACGAGCTCTGGATCGACAACGATGCCGAGATTATGCTCAAGTACTTTTCCGGACTCAGAAAGCTCTATCCTTCACTTCGTAAATCCGACGTCAAATCATGGCGTCTTACCAAGACAAGATATGCACTTACATCACAGTATCCGGAGATCGATCTTACTAATCCCTGCGAGAATCTGTATGTATGTTCAACAGGTCTTACCAAGTATGCTACTAGTGAAACACCCGAAAACCATATGGATTCGGTCGTAAGTCTCGCGGGAAAGATCAGTGCCGAGATCATTAAATCTTACGAGGAATCCCTTGTAAGACCCATTGAATCTGCTCCCATTACTGAGCTAAATGCCCAGGAAATAATGTCAAAAGATTCATTTGAAGGAGTTCTGTCATGA
- a CDS encoding WYL domain-containing protein, with protein MANSELSKLKILFIYDYFKNQVSAEGGKEAVSVSELISYLEETTGTTFERKSIYADISKINEYVQKSGQTKDSDWIYTEGKKYRRSELKDEILIDEARLIVDAISTTTFVDSDLCEKIIKMFPTYFPEGYQNRTLYPHYEKIDRKSILLLNNIRSGIEEKCALKISYGYMLGKSLTEKTDKIVSPMALDWENNCYYLIAIDNEEAKDLERDHTLSKALRRYRVDRIASTVLEDKRLYVDYKNERMRNQELKDFINNSLSAFSSSRMIQLGITINGLTRKDVLKAYGAFSSKVSDKVRIADDTKLDKGILKISVTTGLAPTLYTDLFELSTFERVNIEIDNEEICKEYGEFIRKAARAAKLASL; from the coding sequence ATGGCTAACAGTGAATTATCCAAACTCAAGATCTTGTTCATATACGATTATTTCAAGAATCAGGTCAGTGCCGAAGGCGGTAAAGAGGCCGTATCCGTAAGCGAACTGATCTCTTATCTCGAGGAGACTACAGGCACTACTTTCGAGCGAAAATCCATCTATGCGGACATCAGCAAGATCAATGAATATGTGCAGAAATCAGGCCAGACAAAAGACAGCGACTGGATCTACACGGAAGGCAAGAAATACAGGCGTTCCGAGCTCAAGGACGAGATCCTTATTGACGAGGCAAGACTTATAGTTGACGCTATCAGCACGACGACTTTCGTCGATTCCGATCTGTGCGAGAAGATCATAAAGATGTTCCCGACATATTTCCCCGAAGGCTACCAGAACAGGACACTTTATCCTCACTACGAGAAGATCGACAGGAAGAGCATCCTTCTCCTGAATAATATAAGGAGCGGCATAGAGGAAAAGTGCGCTCTGAAGATCTCATACGGTTACATGCTTGGAAAGAGCCTTACGGAAAAGACAGACAAGATAGTCTCACCGATGGCTTTGGACTGGGAGAACAACTGCTATTATCTTATTGCGATCGACAATGAGGAAGCAAAAGATCTCGAGAGAGACCACACGCTTTCCAAAGCCTTAAGGCGTTACAGGGTAGACCGTATCGCTTCCACTGTTCTTGAAGATAAGCGTCTTTATGTCGACTACAAGAACGAGAGAATGAGAAATCAGGAGCTCAAAGACTTTATCAATAACTCGCTGTCAGCCTTTTCGAGCAGCAGGATGATCCAGCTCGGCATCACGATAAACGGCCTGACCAGGAAGGACGTGCTGAAGGCTTATGGCGCGTTCAGTTCCAAGGTAAGCGATAAGGTCAGGATCGCAGATGACACCAAACTCGATAAGGGCATCCTGAAGATCAGCGTGACGACGGGACTTGCGCCGACGCTTTATACGGATCTTTTCGAGCTCTCGACATTCGAAAGAGTAAATATCGAGATCGACAATGAGGAGATCTGCAAAGAATACGGCGAATTTATCAGGAAAGCGGCCAGGGCGGCAAAACTTGCCTCACTCTGA
- a CDS encoding alanyl-tRNA synthetase, with the protein MRQFTSKELRKTWKEFYIERGHVDVGAVSLVSDGSTGVLFNVAGMQPLMPYLLGEKHPLGTRLCNVQGCVRTNDIDSVGDRSHVTFFEMMGSWSLGDYFKEERCKWSYELLTDVFGFDKDHLAATVFAGDENAPRDEEGAQFRIASGFKPENIYYLGADDNWWGLEYGPCGPDSEMFYIADVPDCGPNCGPGCSCGKYTEIGNDVFMQYEKHQDGHLTPLKQKNVDTGWGLERILAFLNGTKDVYKTDLFTEAIAYIENASGVKYDSDEKLTKSMRVLADHIRTSVMLIGDAAKLVPSNAGAGYVLRRLIRRAVRHARTLGLSTEQILGLAKIYIDSVYDDSYPLLAKNREFILNELDKEIARFESTLENGIKEFKKILDDKKAAGSSAIDGDSAFYLYDTFGFPIELTVEMASEEGLKVDEEGFKAAMEKQKETARAATKAKGDLALSVNEIPDEVAKDSNATEYDGYDNLKCDAKVIYILKSDEDGVKVVGSASEGDDIIVVTDKTVLYATMGGQIHDEGKISTAGFEAEVISVDKDAAGKYLHTLKVVKGSVSTGETVSIEVDKKNRLAIARNHTATHILLSALQKVLGDHVEQAGSYVGNDRLRFDFNNSQAMTAEEIAKVEEMVNDVVLQALPVETKVLAIEEAKKLGATAIFGEKYGEVVRVVAVGGFEAPFDLEFCGGTHLTNSAQIGQFRIVSESGIAAGIRRIEAVTGERCYEMSKADRALIDEAAAVLKTPKDKIVERIDALHAEVKSLEKELAEIEKAKAGSFADSAVSGAKDIGGVKAVIAACDAADAAALRDTADKIRDKLECGVVFLAANGGDKLLFTAMATKSANEKGAHCGNIIKEAAKVAGGGGGGRPDMAQAGGKDVSKLAEALAKAEEVLASQVNA; encoded by the coding sequence ATGAGACAATTCACTTCAAAAGAGCTCAGAAAGACCTGGAAGGAATTCTATATTGAGAGAGGTCATGTAGATGTAGGTGCCGTATCATTAGTATCTGACGGTTCAACAGGCGTTTTATTTAACGTAGCAGGAATGCAGCCTCTTATGCCTTATCTTCTCGGCGAGAAGCACCCTCTGGGAACAAGGCTTTGCAACGTACAGGGCTGTGTCCGTACAAACGATATCGATTCAGTAGGTGACAGAAGCCACGTTACATTCTTTGAGATGATGGGCAGCTGGAGCCTTGGTGACTACTTCAAGGAAGAAAGATGCAAGTGGAGTTATGAACTCCTCACAGACGTTTTCGGTTTTGACAAGGATCACCTCGCTGCAACAGTATTTGCAGGCGATGAGAATGCTCCGAGAGATGAGGAAGGCGCTCAGTTCAGAATCGCTTCCGGCTTCAAGCCCGAAAATATCTACTATCTCGGTGCAGACGACAACTGGTGGGGATTGGAGTACGGTCCCTGCGGTCCGGACAGCGAGATGTTCTATATTGCTGACGTTCCTGACTGTGGTCCCAATTGTGGTCCCGGATGCTCCTGCGGCAAGTATACAGAGATCGGTAATGACGTTTTCATGCAGTATGAAAAGCATCAGGACGGTCACCTCACACCTTTAAAGCAGAAGAACGTTGATACAGGCTGGGGTCTTGAGAGAATCCTCGCTTTCCTTAACGGAACCAAGGACGTTTATAAGACAGACCTTTTCACTGAAGCAATTGCTTATATCGAGAACGCTTCAGGCGTTAAGTACGATTCAGACGAGAAGCTCACAAAGTCAATGAGAGTTCTTGCAGACCATATCCGTACGAGCGTTATGCTGATCGGCGACGCTGCAAAGCTCGTTCCTTCCAACGCAGGTGCAGGCTACGTATTAAGACGTCTCATCAGACGTGCAGTAAGACACGCAAGAACTTTGGGTCTTTCCACAGAACAGATCTTAGGTCTCGCAAAGATCTATATTGACAGCGTTTACGATGACAGCTACCCGCTTCTTGCAAAGAACCGCGAGTTCATCCTTAACGAGCTCGACAAGGAGATCGCAAGATTCGAGAGCACTCTCGAGAACGGCATCAAGGAATTCAAGAAAATCCTTGATGACAAGAAGGCAGCAGGGTCTTCTGCGATCGACGGCGATTCCGCATTCTATCTTTACGATACATTCGGATTCCCGATCGAGCTTACGGTTGAGATGGCTTCCGAGGAAGGCCTTAAGGTCGATGAGGAAGGTTTCAAGGCTGCAATGGAAAAGCAGAAGGAAACAGCAAGAGCTGCTACCAAGGCTAAGGGTGATCTCGCACTTTCCGTAAATGAGATCCCTGATGAAGTTGCAAAGGATTCCAATGCTACAGAATACGACGGTTACGATAACCTCAAGTGTGATGCAAAGGTCATCTACATCCTGAAGTCCGATGAAGACGGCGTTAAGGTCGTTGGCAGCGCTTCTGAAGGTGATGACATCATCGTTGTTACTGACAAGACAGTTCTCTACGCTACGATGGGTGGTCAGATCCACGACGAAGGTAAGATCTCCACAGCAGGCTTTGAGGCTGAGGTTATCTCAGTAGATAAGGATGCTGCAGGCAAGTATCTCCATACTCTTAAGGTCGTTAAGGGTTCTGTTTCCACAGGCGAGACAGTCAGCATCGAAGTTGATAAGAAGAACAGACTTGCGATCGCAAGAAACCATACAGCTACACACATCCTGCTTTCAGCTCTCCAGAAGGTCTTAGGTGACCATGTTGAGCAGGCAGGTTCCTATGTAGGCAATGACCGTTTGAGATTCGACTTCAACAACTCCCAGGCAATGACAGCCGAAGAGATCGCTAAAGTTGAAGAAATGGTCAATGATGTTGTCCTTCAGGCTCTTCCTGTTGAGACAAAGGTCCTTGCTATCGAGGAAGCTAAGAAGCTCGGCGCTACGGCAATCTTCGGCGAGAAGTACGGAGAGGTCGTAAGAGTCGTTGCAGTAGGCGGATTTGAAGCTCCTTTCGATCTCGAGTTCTGCGGTGGCACACACCTTACAAACAGCGCTCAGATCGGTCAGTTCAGGATCGTTTCAGAGTCCGGTATCGCAGCAGGTATCAGAAGAATCGAAGCTGTAACAGGTGAGAGATGCTATGAGATGAGCAAGGCAGACAGGGCCCTCATTGATGAGGCAGCAGCTGTTCTTAAAACTCCCAAAGATAAGATCGTAGAGAGGATCGATGCTCTCCACGCAGAAGTTAAATCTCTCGAAAAGGAACTCGCTGAGATCGAGAAGGCTAAGGCAGGTTCATTCGCTGACAGTGCAGTATCAGGCGCTAAGGATATCGGTGGCGTTAAGGCAGTCATCGCAGCTTGCGATGCAGCTGATGCAGCAGCTTTGAGAGATACAGCAGACAAGATCAGAGATAAGCTCGAGTGCGGCGTTGTATTCCTCGCAGCAAACGGCGGCGACAAGCTCCTTTTCACAGCTATGGCTACAAAGTCAGCTAACGAGAAGGGCGCTCACTGCGGAAACATCATCAAGGAAGCTGCTAAGGTCGCAGGCGGTGGCGGCGGCGGACGTCCCGACATGGCTCAGGCAGGCGGTAAGGACGTATCCAAGCTTGCTGAAGCTCTCGCTAAGGCAGAGGAAGTTCTGGCTTCACAGGTTAACGCATAA